The following proteins come from a genomic window of Pyxidicoccus sp. MSG2:
- a CDS encoding M56 family metallopeptidase gives MSSLLMESLGWALLHSLWQGALVALLLAVALATVGRRAAHARYALACGALLLSFALPAVTGWRHASEARGADVLPVERGASVRVDARQAVMPGARGAASGRVSSLERTLGAADTGTRVSALERGRTGARVEAPERVSPLEWLRSTVAAHLRWLVLAWVAGVGLCSGRMTAEWVKLRRLAARARPAPVEWQERLDALAARLGLGRAVRLLQSASVDVPAAVGWLSPVVLLPVSALSGLSTRQLEMVLAHELAHIRRHDFAVNLAQVLVETLLFYHPAVRWVSHVIRVEREHCCDDVAVGASGGALSYARALTALEELRVLPTVQGPAMSALGGSLPERVRRLVTTPAARCSSKWVAGASVLTLASSLAVAAPLTSLVLGRAETEPSSETMSAGSLTQDREASRGEPRSGVTAAPSGSVRGLPAAPPAPPAPPQAVPAAPPAPPAAGVASSAVKNALIAPVVIAPVPGAVAAAPAPAPAPKPNPRDSDDDDGDADERTQVGVGQPLSVDQLVALKVAGVTPARVQELVAMGYTPTVANLVSMGHAGVTPEYAKDMSARFGRKLDADDLVQMKHLGVTPAYIEALKAAGFTTNDPDDLVQARAVGVDEAYVRELKNAGYTGMSLEDISELRAVGVDAGYIQALGQRGLSKLAADDLQQLRAVGVTPEWLDRMREAGVQTKDAEELTELRALGVDPAFLRELSDAGLKDLSVDELVRLRSGGVDADFIRKMRDSRQK, from the coding sequence ATGAGCAGCCTCCTGATGGAGTCCCTGGGTTGGGCCCTGCTGCACTCACTCTGGCAGGGGGCGCTGGTGGCGCTGCTGCTCGCGGTGGCGCTCGCCACGGTGGGCCGGCGTGCCGCCCATGCGCGCTATGCGTTGGCTTGCGGTGCACTGTTGCTGTCGTTCGCGCTGCCGGCCGTGACGGGCTGGCGGCACGCCTCGGAGGCGCGCGGCGCGGACGTCCTGCCCGTGGAGCGCGGGGCGTCGGTCCGGGTAGATGCGCGGCAGGCAGTGATGCCGGGGGCGCGCGGCGCGGCGTCCGGGCGCGTGTCGTCGCTGGAGCGGACACTCGGCGCGGCGGACACGGGGACACGCGTGTCGGCGTTGGAACGGGGGCGCACGGGTGCGCGCGTGGAGGCGCCGGAGCGCGTTTCTCCGCTGGAGTGGCTGCGCTCCACGGTGGCGGCCCACCTGCGGTGGCTGGTGCTGGCGTGGGTGGCGGGCGTGGGGCTGTGCTCGGGGCGGATGACGGCCGAGTGGGTGAAGCTGCGCCGGCTCGCGGCCCGGGCCCGGCCCGCCCCCGTCGAGTGGCAGGAGCGGCTGGACGCGCTGGCGGCGCGGCTGGGTCTGGGACGCGCGGTGCGGCTGCTCCAGTCGGCGTCGGTGGACGTGCCGGCGGCGGTGGGCTGGCTGTCCCCGGTGGTGCTGCTGCCGGTGTCCGCGCTGTCCGGGCTGTCCACGCGCCAGCTGGAGATGGTGCTCGCGCACGAGCTGGCCCACATCCGTCGCCATGACTTCGCCGTGAATCTGGCGCAGGTGCTGGTGGAGACGCTCCTCTTCTACCACCCGGCCGTGCGCTGGGTGTCCCACGTCATCCGCGTGGAGCGTGAGCACTGCTGTGACGACGTCGCCGTGGGCGCCAGCGGTGGTGCCCTCTCCTACGCCCGCGCACTGACGGCGCTGGAGGAGCTGCGCGTGCTGCCCACGGTGCAGGGCCCGGCGATGTCCGCACTGGGTGGCTCGCTGCCGGAGCGCGTGCGCCGGCTCGTCACCACGCCCGCCGCGCGGTGCTCCTCGAAGTGGGTGGCCGGAGCGTCGGTGCTCACCCTGGCCAGCAGCCTCGCGGTGGCCGCGCCGCTGACGTCGCTGGTGCTGGGACGCGCGGAGACGGAGCCGTCCTCCGAGACGATGTCCGCGGGCTCGCTCACGCAGGACCGCGAGGCTTCACGGGGTGAGCCGCGCTCGGGGGTGACTGCCGCCCCGAGCGGTAGCGTCCGGGGGCTCCCCGCCGCTCCGCCCGCGCCCCCTGCTCCTCCCCAGGCCGTCCCCGCCGCCCCGCCCGCGCCTCCCGCCGCCGGGGTCGCCTCCTCGGCGGTGAAGAATGCCCTCATCGCCCCGGTGGTCATCGCGCCGGTGCCGGGCGCCGTGGCCGCGGCGCCTGCTCCGGCGCCCGCCCCGAAGCCGAACCCGCGTGACTCCGACGACGACGATGGCGACGCGGACGAGCGCACGCAGGTGGGCGTGGGGCAGCCGCTCTCCGTGGACCAGCTGGTCGCGCTGAAGGTCGCGGGCGTCACGCCGGCCCGCGTGCAGGAGCTGGTGGCCATGGGCTACACGCCCACGGTGGCCAATCTCGTCTCCATGGGCCACGCGGGCGTCACCCCCGAGTACGCGAAGGACATGAGCGCCCGCTTCGGCCGCAAGCTGGACGCGGATGACCTGGTGCAGATGAAGCACCTGGGCGTCACCCCGGCGTACATCGAGGCGCTCAAGGCCGCGGGCTTCACCACCAACGACCCGGACGACCTGGTGCAGGCGCGTGCGGTGGGCGTCGACGAGGCCTACGTCCGCGAGCTGAAGAACGCCGGCTACACGGGCATGTCGCTGGAGGACATCTCCGAGCTGCGCGCGGTGGGCGTGGACGCCGGCTACATCCAGGCCCTGGGCCAGCGCGGCCTGTCGAAGCTGGCCGCGGATGACCTGCAGCAACTGCGCGCCGTGGGCGTCACGCCCGAGTGGCTGGACCGCATGCGCGAGGCCGGCGTGCAGACGAAGGACGCGGAGGAGCTGACGGAGCTGCGCGCCCTCGGCGTGGACCCGGCCTTCCTCCGTGAGCTGAGCGACGCCGGCCTGAAGGACCTCTCCGTCGACGAGCTGGTCCGCCTGCGCTCCGGCGGCGTGGACGCCGACTTCATCCGGAAGATGCGCGACTCGCGGCAGAAGTAG
- a CDS encoding 4-hydroxy-3-methylbut-2-enyl diphosphate reductase — protein sequence MRRLSSLPLVAVLLAAFSATAAPELRGTWTAQPRSNRDGKELQLQLHRQDEHGQMGFSEPLSAFQGLSTNDGPVSFTMPREAGTFSFEGQFKGGEGAGHYRFAPSDTYAKAMAGLGYPKLSPEDHFKLAATDVTTTRIKDLAAIGYKNLSMDELMQVGIFDVTPAYVSELAKAGYPGLTMEQLVAGRIHGVDAARVQGLASAGFTKLDWDDLLAMSIHGVTPEFIKEVRALGFKDLDGDEIVAFRIHGVTPAFVKEMRDAGFKDVDADGFTAFRIHGVTPAFVKEMRELGFPNITDEELVAFRIHGVTPDFVKRMRAAGYTRITPDELVSLRIHGVDENFMRAMSGTGDGGAAKKK from the coding sequence ATGCGTCGCCTGTCGTCCCTTCCCCTCGTGGCCGTGCTGCTCGCGGCCTTCTCCGCCACCGCGGCGCCCGAGCTGCGCGGCACCTGGACCGCCCAGCCCCGGAGCAACCGCGACGGCAAGGAGCTGCAGCTCCAGCTCCACCGCCAGGACGAGCACGGCCAGATGGGCTTCAGCGAGCCCCTGTCCGCCTTCCAGGGCCTGTCCACCAACGACGGCCCGGTGTCCTTCACGATGCCGCGCGAGGCCGGCACCTTCAGCTTCGAGGGCCAGTTCAAGGGCGGCGAGGGCGCGGGCCACTACCGCTTCGCTCCGAGCGACACCTACGCGAAGGCCATGGCCGGGCTGGGCTACCCGAAGCTGTCGCCGGAGGACCACTTCAAGCTCGCCGCCACGGACGTCACCACCACCCGCATCAAGGACCTGGCGGCCATTGGCTACAAGAACCTGTCGATGGACGAGCTGATGCAGGTGGGCATCTTCGACGTCACGCCCGCCTATGTGAGTGAGCTGGCGAAGGCCGGCTACCCGGGGCTGACGATGGAGCAGCTCGTGGCGGGCCGCATCCACGGTGTCGACGCGGCGCGGGTGCAGGGACTGGCCTCGGCCGGCTTCACGAAGCTGGACTGGGACGACCTGCTGGCCATGTCCATCCACGGCGTCACGCCCGAGTTCATCAAGGAAGTGCGCGCCCTGGGCTTCAAGGACCTGGACGGCGACGAGATTGTCGCCTTCCGCATCCACGGCGTCACTCCGGCCTTCGTGAAGGAGATGCGCGACGCGGGCTTCAAGGACGTGGACGCCGACGGCTTCACCGCCTTCCGCATCCACGGCGTCACGCCCGCCTTCGTGAAGGAGATGCGCGAGCTGGGCTTCCCCAACATCACCGACGAGGAGCTCGTCGCCTTCCGCATCCACGGCGTCACCCCGGACTTCGTGAAGCGGATGCGCGCGGCGGGCTACACCCGCATCACCCCGGACGAGCTGGTGTCGCTGCGCATCCACGGCGTCGATGAGAACTTCATGCGCGCCATGTCGGGCACCGGGGACGGCGGGGCGGCGAAGAAGAAGTAG